A single region of the Phoenix dactylifera cultivar Barhee BC4 unplaced genomic scaffold, palm_55x_up_171113_PBpolish2nd_filt_p 001867F, whole genome shotgun sequence genome encodes:
- the LOC103712441 gene encoding uncharacterized protein LOC103712441: MELQNPSNGDPPSSDLQNPGHGEPHFDPPDDIDSACSTPYVSAPSSPGRGGVSGCYFFSAPTSPMHYVLSSPAATSAGGSPSFDFPDASVGNSFEFEFSARFPSSAASAPGSMTSADELFLNGQIRPMKLSSHLQRPQVLAPLFDLNEEEDDDDKSDCRRPEMAPRGRDLKLRSRSIHRRARSHSPLRNAPLHWQMEVEEREERAKDLDPDSDPKQLEAEAATPSVSASSSRSSSTSSSSSSGRTSKKWIFLKDLLYRSRSEGRERGHTLEKFWHTISFSQSKEKSRPFSATGSSSNNPPPATAVSGEDKTKSKNPPPATGRSSKRTAAKSVNGLGRRRGPTPSPHERHYTANRAQAEEMRRKTFLPYRQGLLGCLGFSSRSYGAINGLARTLHPVSSR; the protein is encoded by the coding sequence ATGGAGCTCCAAAACCCTAGCAATGGCGATCCGCCGAGCTCCGACCTCCAAAACCCCGGCCATGGGGAACCCCACTTCGACCCCCCCGACGACATTGACAGCGCCTGCTCCACCCCCTACGTCAGCGCCCCCTCTAGTCCCGGCCGCGGCGGCGTCTCCGGCTGTTACTTCTTCAGCGCCCCCACCAGCCCCATGCACTACGTCCTTTCCTCTCCAGCCGCAACCTCCGCCGGCGGCTCCCCCTCCTTCGACTTCCCTGACGCGTCCGTCGGCAACTCCTTCGAGTTTGAATTCTCCGCCCGCTTCCCATCCTCCGCCGCATCTGCCCCTggatccatgacctccgccgaCGAGCTCTTCCTCAACGGCCAGATCCGGCCCATGAAGCTCTCCTCCCACCTCCAGCGGCCCCAGGTCCTTGCCCCGCTCTTCGATCTCAACGAAGAAGAAGACGATGACGACAAATCTGACTGTCGCCGGCCGGAAATGGCCCCCAGGGGCCGAGATCTGAAGCTCCGGAGCCGATCGATCCACCGGCGGGCGAGATCCCATTCTCCCCTTCGGAACGCGCCGCTTCATTGGCAAATGGAGGTCGAAGAACGAGAAGAGagagccaaagatctagatccgGATTCAGATCCGAAGCAGCTCGAGGCGGAGGCGGCCACTCCCTCCGTCTCGGCTTCGTCCTCCCGCTCCTCCTccacgtcctcctcctcctcctccggaaGAACCTCCAAGAAGTGGATCTTCCTCAAAGATCTCCTTTACAGAAGCAGGAgcgagggaagagagagaggccaCACCCTAGAGAAGTTCTGGCACACGATCTCTTTCTCCCAATCCAAAGAAAAATCCAGACCTTTCTCCGCCACCGGCTCTTCTTCCAACAACCCTCCGCCGGCCACCGCAGTCTCGGGCGAGGACAAGACGAAATCAAAGAACCCGCCGCCGGCGACCGGCCGGTCTTCGAAGAGGACGGCGGCGAAGTCGGTGAACGGGTTGGGGCGGCGGAGGGGCCCGACGCCGTCGCCGCACGAGCGTCACTACACGGCGAACCGGGCGCAGGCGGAGGAGATGCGGCGGAAGACGTTCCTGCCCTACCGCCAGGGGCTTCTCGGTTGCTTGGGCTTCAGCTCCCGGAGCTACGGCGCCATTAACGGCCTCGCCCGTACCCTTCACCCCGTCTCCTCCAGGTAA